The following proteins come from a genomic window of Oncorhynchus kisutch isolate 150728-3 unplaced genomic scaffold, Okis_V2 scaffold2063, whole genome shotgun sequence:
- the LOC116369031 gene encoding olfactory receptor 11A1-like yields the protein MENSTQFTSFMLAGYSDSGHLKYFYLIILTVLYISIVFANIVLIMVICMERSLHEPMYLFLCSLFVNELYGSTALFPALMIHLVSDAHSVSTVYCYLQMFSIYTYGSIEFSNLAVMSYDRYLAICYPLQYNVVMTPNRVCILVCVIWLYSFVKFIITLSLTIRLKLCGNVIDKVYCDNYLLVKLACSTSDTTVNNIYGLYGVVLSVAIPLITILFSYIKILTICLKSSIETRQKAFSTCTPHLASLLNFSFGCFLNLLQSRFDRPMRNVPTVLHTILSVYFLMCQPLFNPVVYGVRMTKIRQACKYILPVGLYPKT from the coding sequence ATGGAAAACTCAACTCAATTCACATCATTTATGCTAGCTGGATATAGTGACAGTGGACACTTAAAGTACTTCTATTTGATTATATTAACTGTGTTATACATCTCCATAGTCTTTGCGAACATTGTGCTTATCATGGTTATATGTATGGAGAGGAGCCTTCATGAACCCATGTATCTGTTTCTGTGCAGTTTGTTTGTGAATGAGTTGTATGGTAGCACTGCTTTGTTTCCTGCTCTTATGATTCATTTGGTTTCAGATGCCCATTCAGTTTCCACTGTGTACTGTTACCTACAGATGTTTAGTATATACACATATGGATCTATTGAATTCAGCAATTTAGCAGTCATGTCCTATGACAGGTACCTTGCTATATGTTATCCACTACAGTATAATGTTGTCATGACACCCAACAGGGTGTGTATTTTAGTTTGTGTAATATGGTTGTACTCTTTTGTAAAATTCATCATAACACTGTCTTTAACTATTCGTTTGAAATTGTGTGGGAACGTTATAGACAAAGTGTACTGTGACAACTACCTGCTGGTGAAACTTGCTTGTTCAACTTCAGACACAACAGTTAATAACATCTATGGACTCTACGGTGTTGTTTTGTCTGTCGCCATCCCTTTAATTACTATTTTGTTTTCTTATATTAAGATTCTGACTATTTGTTTGAAATCTTCCATTGAGACCAGACAGAAAGCTTTCAGCACCTGTACTCCTCACCTGGCCTCGCTGCTCAACTTCTCTTTCGGCTGTTTCTTAAATCTGCTCCAGAGTAGATTTGATAGGCCTATGAGAAATGTTCCAACTGTACTTCACACTATTTTATCAGTGTACTTTCTGATGTGCCAGCCACTTTTTAATCCTGTTGTGTATGGCGTTAGGATGACTAAAATCAGACAGGCTTGTAAATACATACTACCTGTAGGTCTGTACCCTAAAACATAA